CAGATCTGCATTTGCCACCTCAGTTGTTGGCAGACTTGAAGCATTAACTCAGACTGTATCATATTTTTCACATTGCAGAATATTGCTTTGATATTGCTTGTTAGACGAGGTAAGCAGGCATCGGTTGTGTTCAGGTGTTGCTGTCATGGTCATATCGTGCTAAACATTATCAAACATTTGGTGTGAATAAATGTTAACTGTAATCACCAAATCTATCCCAATGTATTCCTTAAAAACACTTCATTTGCACGTCAGTCGAAATCAACAAATGAAAAGACTTTAAAGAGCTTTACATCATGGTTTGGCAAACTACTGTATCTTCTTTAATCGTAATTAGATTGTCAATTCCGTTAAATCGTTTTGCCCTTGCCCCCAATCCTTGACACTGCTTAAAAAGAGTATAAAGTGGTGAATTAGTGGAAGCAGCCGATAGTGCTGCTTTACCCTGCCAACTTTCACAGTGGCTGTAGTTTTATAATTGCATCATCTTTCTGTTAGTAATTTGTGTTTAAGATGAACGGCACGGAAGGGGAAAATTTTTACGTCCCATTTTCCAACAAGACTGGGGTAGTTCGCAGTCCTTATAAATTCCCTCAGTATTACCTGGCTGAACCCTGGAAGTTCTCTATCATCGCTGCCTACATGTTTCTGCTGATGGGCATCGGGCTCCCAATCAATGGTTTGACCCTGGCGGTTACTTTCAAGCACAAAAAACTAAGACAACCTCTTAATTACATTTTAGTGAACCTGTCGGTGGCCAACCTGTGCATGATTCTCTTTGGGTTTGTAGTCACATTTTACACAGCCTTGCATGGCTATTTCGTCTTTGGACCCACCGGCTGTGCTATAGAGGGCTTCTTCGCTACTCTTGGTGGTGAGTACAATGCGGCTATGGCCAAAACTGGGATGAGAAGTCATGCCAATATGAAATAATTAATAAGTAATCAAGTATGCCAAGCACAAATTAAACCATTAACTTCAGCTACCTTGTATCCTTAAAATACAAACCATTAACAAATGCATCTGAATTTTGTTGCAGTTATCTGGTACTATAATTTGTAGAATTATTTTCATTTTGATATAGGAGTTAACTTTCTGAAGTATTCATAATTTCTGCCCTCCAGCCTCTCTCCCATCCATTTTACACTCCTTTCTTTCTACAGGCCAAATCGCCCTTTGGTCCCTGGTGGTCTTGGCTATAGAACGGTATATAGTGGTGTGCAAGCCAATGGGGAATTTCAGGTTCGGGTCAACTCACGCCTTTATTGGAATCGGCAGCACTTGGATCCTAGCTTTGGGCGCCGCTGCTCCTCCTCTGGTTGGTTGGTCCAGGTAAGAAAAGGAAACGAAATCAAACAAAAGTTCCACTTTCGCAGATCTTTTTACATATAACAGGGTTTACGAATTAAGATCCGTTCACAAGTGCCCCACCTCCGATGCTATCTAAGGATATAGTCACACATTGCCTGTTGAGGGTGAGAAATAGAACTTTAATTTAATTGTTCAGTGTAAGAGATCTAAGCGCACTTTGTAAACTTGGTTTGACACCACGCTCCAAACTCAAGCAGTGTGCAACTAACTTCTAGAGGGCTCTTCGTTCTGCTTCATTCGAGTTCCAGGCCTTGACTCTGTGGATATACACAGTAAATGTACCATCAGGGGCAAGCAGAAATCATTCAGCTGCAACCCTAAATTTGAAATGTAGGTGCACCCGAAATGACGTTAGGAAATTGTACACTCAGATTTTACTGTTACAATAAGGGCAAGGCGAATGATGCTTGCTGTTAATCATGCACAGATGCTACAGTAACTTGTGGTGATGGATGGATGCACGGTTAAACTCAAATATCCAAACGTTTCTGTCCAAATTGCACTGCTGGACTGTTAGCTCAGTAAAAATGGTATCTCACTGGCTAGCTCACCATAGAAATGCATTAAATGCATTAATGAAGTTGCTGTATTTTTGCAGTTGAtatgaactaaactcaccacagcaagttaagaacataagaaataggagcaggagtaggccattcggcccctcaggcctaccccgtcattcaataagatcatggctgctgtaccccagacctcaactccactttcgtgccagttcctcatagccctcaactccctgatatttcaaaaatctatctacctcctctttaaatacttacagtgatctagcctccacaactctctggggtagagaattccaaacattcactaccctctgagagaagaaattccttcacatttcagttttaaatgagtgtccccttattctgtaactacgtcccctGGTTcgtgattcccccactagtggaaacatcctctcaacatctatcctgccaAGCCCCGTCTGAATCTtgaatatttcaataagatcacccctcattcttctaaactctaatgaataaaggcctaacctgtttagcagttcttaataagtcaacccctccatcccgggaatcagcctagtgaatctcttttgaactgcctccaatgccaatatatcctttcttaaatacggggaccaaaaccatacacagtactccaggtgcggcctcaccaacaccctgtacagttgtaacaagacttccctatttttaactccaaccccctagtaataaagaccaaaattccatttgccttcttaattacttgctgcacctgtttgctgactttttgtgtttcatgcacaagaacacccagatccctctgtgctgcacttttttggtctTGTCCAGTCTAGTCTAAGTATGCTATTAATGATGTGGTAAGCGTTAATTACTGCTAAAcattctctctggcactgaaaatcatctcaatcccaggacatcattgctcaGGGTCGTGTTCCAGGCCTAattatgttcagctgcttcatcaatgaccttccctccatcataaggtcagaagtgaggatgctcgctgatgattgcacaatgttcagcaccattcgcgattcctcagactgaagcagtccgtgtagaaatgcaacaagacctggacaatatccaggcttgggctgataagtggcaggtaacatttatgccacacaattgccaggcaatgaccatctccaacaagagaaaatctaaccatctccacttgacattcaatggcattaccatcactgaatcccccactataaacatcgtgggagttaccattgaccagaaactgaactggagtagccacataaatgctgtggctacaagagcatgtcggggctgggaattctgcagtgagtaactcacttcctgtctcaccaattcctgtccaccacctacaaggcacaagtctggagtgtgatggaatactctatacttgcctggatgagcgcagatCCAactacccaagaagctcgacaccattcaggacaaagaagctcgcttgatcggcaccccatccatcaccttcaacattcattcccttcaccaccgatgcacagtggcagcagtgtgtaccatctacaagatgcagtgcagcaactcaccaaggctccttcgacagcaccttccaaacccgcaacctctatcaccaagaaggacaagggcagcagactcataggaacaccaccacctgcaagttcccctccaaggcacacaccatcctgacttggaactatatcgccattccatcactgtcactgggtcaaaatcctggaactcccttcctaacagcactgctggtgtacatacaccccaaggactgcagcggttcaagaaggcagctcaccacaaacttctcaagagcaattagggatggacaataaacgctggcctagtcagtgacccccatatcccatgaatgaacaaataaaaaaataacttttacgagtgtggagtctcattcgttCAGGATCTAATTGTTGGAGATTTTCTTTccatctctttatttctctttttctACCTGATTtgtcattgaattcacccactctaatttacacttccttctctgtCCTTGTGCTATTAATTTCACAATCTTTTAATCTAATTAGTTAGGGAGATACACAATTGTTTGCCCTGTTCCAAGATGCCCACTTTCCTTTGATATGATATTATCAGCTCCCACTTCCAGTAACTTGCTCTGCAAAAACTTTAAAAATCTAAACATGCAAGGTGCCAGGAGATGCCCTGCTACAGGAAAATATGGACTAATATTGATTTTACAGTCTGAAATTTCCTGTTGGGCAAAACCAGGAAATTAGATCCAAAAATGCACCTATTCCCATGCCCAACCTCCAAGCTACTCTCaaatttcttatgaatttcattgttTATGTTGATTTACACATCTTTCAATCAGGACCCAAGGACAGTGCTGAATTCACATTATATATTTCTCTTGTTCAAGACTGTAAATTAAAGTTTCAAATCATTTAATAATCATTCATGCATATTAGACACAGAACCTGCAATTGAGAAAGCTTTTCCACTTTAATGTAATTTATAATTAAATTGAATTTAAGGAAACCGAAAATACAGTGTACGTCTCAATGCggataacatttaaaaaaatacttaaaGCATTGCAAGAAAACATTAGAAAAATGACTTTGTTTCGTCCTGCTGCTGAAAATCTGGGTGTAATTTGAAGAAATCGTCTGAGCAAGTGCAACAATAGGAAACTCGTATATGAGGATCTATAACTTCAGGATGGGGCTAGGTATTGGTGGAGTTGCATTGGGGCAGAGGGATCGATTGATGACCATAAAAGAGTGAGGAGATGTGGGTATTGTACTTATGTTACTCACTAATAGctaaaattctgcaatcttttaTGCCATGTAATTGATCTGCATCTTGTTACACATGTCTCTGGGTGCAAATACAAATGAAATTCAATGTACTACCAGTACAGCTCCTTTCTGGGTCTAGTTCGTGTCAACGTTGCTCCATTACAGAGCATACTAATAGTTCCAGGACCCATATTTTGAATGAAAATTGTGTATTCTACAGCTGGATTATCATTTTTTGATATTGATATTCTTTACATGGCTTGTTAGCAGTTTAGTAAAGGTGTTAGTGCAGATGTGTTGCAATTGCCTCCTTTGGTTCTATTCTCACTAACAAACTGCTTGTGTGAAATCTGATCTGATTTTTAAACAATACTTGTTAATTGTTTATATTTTAGGTACATCCCAGAAGGATTTCAATGCTCATGTGGTCCAGATTACTACACCATGAATCCACGTTACAACAATGAGTCTTACGTCATATATTTGTTTGTCTTTTATTTTCTGATTCCAGTTATCCTCATATTCTTTTCATATGGAAGCCTGATATGTAAAGTAAAAGAGGTAAGCATAAAATTTCTACATACTGTAAAGTTTACTTGAGTTTATTTATCAAGGAGATTTGCTGGAATGGCCCTGGGGATGGAgaatttcagttacaaggttaggttggaaaggctTCAGTGAAAAAGTTCAATCAAAATAAATAACTATTCCATCCAAAGCTTAGCTATTTAACCTTTGCGAGCCTAGTTCCCCCTAAGTTCCCTTCTGAACCTATATTTTCTTACAGGCTGCAGCACAGCAACAGGAGTCTGCCACCATACAGAAGGCTGAGAAGGAAGTCACCCGCATGGTAATTTTAATGGTCATTGGTTTTCTGACTGCTTGGTTACCATATGCCATAGTAGCATTCTGGATCT
The Heterodontus francisci isolate sHetFra1 chromosome 25, sHetFra1.hap1, whole genome shotgun sequence genome window above contains:
- the LOC137383862 gene encoding green-sensitive opsin-like; amino-acid sequence: MNGTEGENFYVPFSNKTGVVRSPYKFPQYYLAEPWKFSIIAAYMFLLMGIGLPINGLTLAVTFKHKKLRQPLNYILVNLSVANLCMILFGFVVTFYTALHGYFVFGPTGCAIEGFFATLGGQIALWSLVVLAIERYIVVCKPMGNFRFGSTHAFIGIGSTWILALGAAAPPLVGWSRYIPEGFQCSCGPDYYTMNPRYNNESYVIYLFVFYFLIPVILIFFSYGSLICKVKEAAAQQQESATIQKAEKEVTRMVILMVIGFLTAWLPYAIVAFWIFMNQRAAYSATLMTIPAFFSKSSAIYNPIIYVLMNKQFRKCMITTLCCGKNPLGDDESSIASQSKTEVSSMSSNQVSPA